GCGGAGCTGACCGCGCGAGGGGCCGAGGTCACGGTGATGGCCTGCGACGTGGCCGACGCGGACGCCGTGGCGGCGGTGCTGGACGGCGTGCCCGAGGAGCACCCGCTGACCGTCGTCGTACACGCCGCCGGCGTGACGGACGACGGGGCCCTCACCTCGCTGACCGACGACCGGCTCGGCACCGTCCTGCGGCCGAAGGTGGACGCCGCCTGGCATCTGCACACGTTGACGCGCGGGCTGGAACTCGCCGAGTTCGTGACGTTCTCGTCCTCCTCCGGCACCTTCGGCGCCGCCGGGCAGGCGAACTACGCGGCAGCCAACGTCTTCCTCGACGCCCTCGCCCGGCACCGGCGCGCCCAGGGCCTGCCCGGTCTGTCGCTGGCCTGGGGCCCGTGGGCCGAACACAGCGCGCTGACCGGCGACCTGACGGAGGCGGACTGGGCGCGCATCGGACGGGACGGTGCCCGTCCTCTGGACACGGGGGACGCTCTCGCTCTCTTCGACACCGCCCGCCTGATCTCGGAGGCCGTCGAGGAGCCGGTGCTCGTTCCGGTGCGGATCGACCTCGCGCAGGCGCAGCAGCGGAAGGCCGCCGGCCGGCTCCTGCCGCTGCTGCGCTCGCTGGTGGACGGCCCCGAGACGGCTCCCGCGGCGGCCCTCGGGGCGGAGCGGCAGCCGGGCACCGGCACCGAGGTGACCGACCGGGCGCCGGCGTCCTCCTACGCGGAGCGGGTGCGGGCGATGCCGGAGGCGGAGCGCAGGCGGGCCCTGCTCGACCTGGTCCGCACGCACACGGCGATGGCGCTGGGCGAGGGGACGGCCGAGGACATCGCCCCGGACCGGGGCTTCACCGACCTGGGCGTCGACTCCCTGGCCGGACTGGGCCTGCAGGAGAAGCTGCTCGAGGCCACCGGCGTCGATCTGCCGAGCACCGTCGTCTTCGACCACCCGACCGTCGCCGCGCTCGCCGACCATCTGTGCGCGCAGCTGGGCGGCGCGGCGGACGACGCCGTCTCCGCCGGGCCGGCCCTGGCCGAGGTGGACCGGCTGGAGGCGTTCCTGGCCTCCTTCGCCGAGACCGCCGGCTCCGAGGCCAGGGAGACGGTCACCCACCGGCTGCGGGACCTGGTGTCCCGCTGGCCCGGTGGCACGGGACCGGACGACCACGCCGGCACGGACGACGGCGGACCGCAGCCGTCGAATCTGGCGTCGGCGTCCGATGACGAACTGTTCGAGGTTCTCCAGCAGATGCGCTCCGCCGGAAGCGGAACACCGTCGAACCACCAGCGTCTTTAGGAGCGGGCTCACATGTCGCAGTCATCGACGTCACCATCGCGGCAATCGCCTTCCCCGAAGGAGGCGTCGCCGTCGCAGCTGGAGAAGTTCCGCGAGCACCTGCGCTGGGCCACCGCCGAACTGAGCGAGGCGCGGCGCCGGGTGGCCGAGCTGGAGGAGGCCGACCGCGAGCCCGTCGCGATCGTGGGCATGGCATGCCGGTTCCCCGGCGGCGTCGACTCCCCCGAGTCCCTGTGGCGGCTGGTCACGCAGGGCGGGGACGCCATCGGCGCGGTGCCGGCCGAACGGCACTGGTCCGCCGAGGAGTGCCACGACCGCGACGGTGAGCGGCCCGGCACCTCCCACCTCTGGGAAGGCGGCTTTCTGGACCATGCGGCCGACTTCGACCCGGCGTTCTTCGGGGTCAGCCCACGCGAGGCCCTCGCCATGGACCCGCAGCAGCGACTGCTGCTGGAGGTGTCGTGGGAGGCGTTCGAACGCGTTGGCATCGACCCGACGACGCTGCGCGGCACGCGCGTCGGCGTGTACGCGGGGCTGATGTACCACGACTACGCCGGCCGCGCGGGGCAGGCGGACGAGGACGCCGCCGGTTTCCTGAGCAGCGGCAACTGGGGCAGCGTCGCCTCCGGCCGGATCTCCTACACGCTGGGCCTGGAGGGACCGGCCGTCACCGTCGACACCGCCTGCTCGTCCTCGCTGGTCGCCCTGCACCTGGCCGTGCAGGCGGTGCGGCGCGGCGAGTGCGCCATGGCGCTGGCGGGCGGTGTGACCGTGATGGCCACGCCGGTCACCTTCGCCGGTTTCAGCCGTCTGGGCGGGCTGGCACCCGACGGGCGCATCAAGTCCTTCGCGGCCTGCGCCGACGGTACGACATGGAGCGAGGGCGCCGGCATGCTGGTCGTCGAACGGCTGTCGGACGCGCGACGGGCCGGACACCGGGTCCTCGCCGTCGTCCGCGGCTCCGCGGTCAACCAGGACGGTGCGACGAGCAGCCTGTCCGCTCCGAACGGTCCCTCGCAGCAGCGGGTCATCCGGGCCGCGCTGGCCGAGGCCCGGCTCTCCCCCGCCCTGGTGGACGCGGTGGAGGCGCACGGTACGGGCACGAAACTGGGTGACCCCATCGAGGCGCAGGCGCTGCTCGCCACGTACGGGCAGAACCGCCGACTGCCTTTGTACCTGGGCTCGTTGAAGTCCAACATCGGGCACGCGCAGGCCGCCGCCGGTGTCGGCGGCGTCATCAAGATGGTCATGGCGATGCGCCACGGCATCCTGCCCAGGACGCTGCACGTGGACGCGCCGACCCCCCACGTCGACTGGTCGGCGGGCAAGGTGGAGCTGCTCACCGAGCAGCGCGACTGGCCCGCCACGGACCGGCCCCGCCGCGGAGCGGTCTCCTCCTTCGGCGTCAGCGGCACCAACGCGCACGTGGTGCTGGAGCAGGCGCCCGCCGAGACCCCACAAGCGGCGGGCGAACCCGCCGCGCCGGTGGTGCCGCTGGTACTGTCCGCCCGCGACACCGCCGCCCTGCACGCCCAGGCCGAGCGCCTGGCCGCCCATGTCGGCGACGGCCCGTCGGACGTACGCGCCACCGCCCGCGCCCTGGTGACGGGGCGCTCCGCGTTCGACCACCGGGCCGTGGTCCTCGGCCGGGACCGGGACGAACTGCTCGCCGGCCTGCGGGCGCTGGCGGCCGGGTCCGAGACCCCCGGCGTCGTCACCGGACAGGGCTCGCATGAGCGTCCGGTGTTCGTCTTCCCGGGCCAGGGCTCGCAGTGGGTCGGCATGGCCGCCGAACTGCTGGACACCTCCGAGGTGTTCGCCCGGTCCATCGCCGACTGCGAGGCCGCCCTCGCCCCGTACGTCGACTGGTCCCTCACCGAAGTCCTGGGCAGCGGTGAACAGCTGGCCCGGGTCGACGTCGTGCAGCCCGCCCTGTTCTCGGTGATGGTCTCCCTCGCCGCCCTGTGGCGCTCCCTCGGCATCGAACCCGCCGCCGTCATCGGCCACTCCCAGGGCGAGATCGCCGCCGCCGTGGTGGCAGGCGCGCTCACTCTGGAGGACGGCGCCAAGGTCGCGGCCCTGCGCAGCCGGGCCATCCTCAAGCTCGCCGGACACGGCGGCATGGTCTCCCTCCCCCTCCCCCGCGACCAGGCAACCGGCCTCATCGCCCCCTGGCGCGAGCAGATCAGCGTCGCCGCCCACAACAGTCCCACCGCCACCGTCGTCGCGGGCGACACCCAGGCACTCGGCGAACTCCTCGCCCACTGCGAGCAGAAGCAGATCCGCGCCCGCCGCATCGACGTCGACTACGCCTCCCACACCCCGCACGTCGGAGCCATCGAGGAGGAGCTCGCCCGCCTCCTCGCGGGCATCACCCCCCGAACCAGCACGATGCCCTTCTACTCCACAGTCACCGGCGAACTCATCGACACCGCCGGAATGGACGCCGGCTACTGGTACGCCAACCTCCGCCGGACCGTCCGCCTCACCGACGCCCTCCACACCGCAGTCGCCGCGGGCCACACGGCCTACATCGAGTGCAGCCCCCACCCCGTCCTCACCCCCGGGATCGACGAGGTCCTGGAAGAAGCCGACGCCTTCACCGTGGGTTCCCTGCGCCGCGACGAGGGCGGCTGGATCCGCTTCCTCACCTGTGCCGCCCACGCCCACACCCACGGCCTGCACGTCGACTGGACCACCGTCCTCGGAACCGGCGGCCGTGACCCCGACCTCCCCACCTATCCCTTCCAGCGCAGGCCCTACTGGCTGGACGCCTCGCCCAGCGCCACCGCCGACGTCCGCGCCGCCGGACTCGACCCCGCCGACCATCCCCTGCTCGGCGCCACGCTCACCCTCGCCGACGACGAGGTGGTACTGGCCGGCAGGCTGTCGCTGAAGACGCAGCCGTGGCTCGCCGATCACACCGTGTGGGGCACGGCCCTGGTGCCCGGAACGGCGCTGGTGGACCTCGCCGTACGGGCCGCCGACCAGGTCGGGTGCACGGTCCTGGAGGAACTGACGCTCCAGGCGCCGCTCGTCCTGCCCGAGGACCAAGTCCTGCGGCTTCAGGTCACGGTCGGCGGCGCCGATGACAGCGGCCGACGGCCGGTGGGCATCCGCTCACGGCCGGAGCGGGCGGCGGCCGACGTGCCCTGGACAAGCCATGCGACCGGCTTGGTGTCCCCCGGCGCCGCGCGGCCGGACTGGGATCTGGCGCAGTGGCCGCCGGCCGGTGCGCAGCCGGTGGATCTGACCGGGCTGTACCCGCGGCTCGCCGATAGCGGGCTCGGCTACGGGCCGGTGTTCCAGGGGCTGCGTGCGCTGTGGCGGCGTGGGGACGAGCTGTTCGCCGAGGCCGTGCTCCCGCGGCAGCAGCACACTGCGGCCGGCGCCTACGGGATCCACCCGGCGCTGCTCGACGCGGCGCTGCACGGCAGTCTCGCCGGGGGCGTCGACACGGTCCGGTTGCCGTTCTCGTGGGCGGGCGTCTCGCTGTACGCGACGGGTGCCACCGCCCTGCGCGTACGCCTCGTTCCCCGGGGCGAGGAAGGGCTTTCGCTGGCCGTCGCGGACCAGGCCGGGGTTCCGGTCGCCGAGGTGGACTCGCTGGTGACCCGGGCGGTGAGCGAGGAGCAGCTCGACGCCGCCCGCGCCCAGGAGCGGAACCCGCTGCTGACCATGGAGTGGCCCGGCCTTCCGCTCCCGGGCAGCGAGCCGGACCAGGTGATCGTCCTCGGCTCGGACGACCTGGACCTGGGTTTCGAAACGTGCGCCGACCTCGACGCCCTGGCAGCGGCAGCCCCCGCGGCGACGGTGGTGCTGACCTGCGCGCCCCCGGCGGCGGAGCCCGGCGCGGGCACGGCCGCGGCCGCGCGCGCCGAGGTGCGCCGCGTGCTCGGCGTCGTGCAGCGGTGGCTGACGGACGAGCGGTTCGCCGAGGGGACGCTGGCCGTGGTCACCCGGGGCGCGGTCGCGACGGGCGACGGCGAGAGTGTGCGGGACCTGGTGCACGCACCGCTGTGGGGTCTGCTGCGCTCGGCGCAGTCCGAGAGCCCGGGCCGGTTCGTGCTGGCCGACGTGGACGGGCGCGAGTCCTCGCGTGCCGTGCTGCGCCACGCCCTGGCGTCCGGTGAGTCACAACTCGCGCTGCGCGGCGGGCGGTTGTCGGTGCCGCGGCTGGAACGGGCCTCGGCGGGGCGGGCGCTGCGGCCGCCGGCGGACGGCTCGACGTGGCGGCTGGACACCGCGGGCAAGGGCACGCTGGAGAACCTCGCTCTGCTGCCGTGTCCGGAGGCGTCGGCGCCGCTCGCCCCGGGGCAGGTGCGGCTCTCGGTGCGGGCGTCCGGCATCAACTTCCGCGACGTACTGTTGGGCCTCGGGGTGGTCGACCAGAACGTGATGGGCGGCGAGGCCGCGGGCGTGGTCCTGGAGGTGGCGCCGGACGTCACGGACCTGGCCCCCGGGGAGCGGGTGATGGGCCTGGTCCGGGGCTCGTTCGGCCCGGTCGCGGTCGTCGACCGCCGGCTGCTCGTGCCGCTGCCGGAGCACTGGACGTACGCCGACGGCGCCTCGGTGCCGGTCGCGTTCCTGACCGCGTACCTCGGCCTGGTCGATCTGGCGAAGCTGCGCGCCGGTGAGTCGGTGCTGATCCACGCGGCCACCGGCGGTGTGGGACTGGCCGCGCTGCAACTGGCCCGGCATCTGGGCGCCGAGGTGTTCGCGACGGCCGGCCCGGCCAAGTGGGAGACGCTGCGCGCGCTGGGCGTGCCCGAGGAGCGGATCGCCTCGTCCCGGTCGCCGGCCTTCGAGGAGCGGATCCGGGCGGCGGCCGGGGAGCGCGGGGTGGACGTCGTACTGAACTCGCTCACGGGCGAGTTCGTGGACGCCTCGCTGCGGCTGCTCACCTCCGACGGCGGCCGGTTCCTGGAGATGGGCAAGACCGACATCCGTCACGCCGGGCAGGTCGCGGCCGACCACCCCCGCGTCTCGTACCTCTGGTACGACCTTGTCTCGGCCGACGTCGGGCACGTCGGCCGGATGCTGGCCGAGCTGACGCCGCTGTTCCACAGCGGAGCGCTGCGGCCGATCCCGACGTCGGCCTGGGACGTCCGGCGCGCCCTGGACGCCTTCCGCTTCATGAGCCAGGCCCGGCACGTCGGCAAGCTGGTGCTCACCATGCCGCCTGCCGCGCTCGACCCGAACGGCACGGTGCTGGTGACCGGCGGTACGGGCGTGCTGGGCGGGCTGGTGGCGCGCCGGCTCGTCACCGAGCACGGCGTACGGCACCTGCTGCTGCTCGGCCGCCGCGGCCCCGAAGCCGAAGGCATCGACGCGCTGCGCGCCGAACTGGCCTCGGCGGGCGCGGAGGTGACCGTCGTGGCCTGCGACAGCGCCGATCGCGAGGCGCTCGCGGCCGTCCTGGCCGATGTGCCGCGCGGGCACCCGCTCACCGGCGTCGTGCACGCGGCCGGTGTCCTCGACGACGCCATGCTGGGCTCGCTGACGCCCGAACAGGTCGACGCGGTGCTGCGGCCCAAGGTGGACGCCGCCTGGCACCTGCACGAGCTGACCCGGGACATGGATCTGGCCGCCTTCGTCCTGTTCTCCTCGGCGGCGGCCGCGCTGGGCACCCCGGGGCAGGGCAACTACGCGGCGGCCAACGCCTTCCTCGACGCCCTCGCGGAGCAGCGGCGGGCCCAGGGCCTGCCCGGTGTCTCGGTGGCCTGGGGCCTGTGGGAGCGGGCGAGCGGGATGACCGGCCACCTGGACGCGGGCGATCTGGCACGGCTGCGCCGGGCCGGGATGAGCGCGCTGACCGACGCCGAGGGGCTGGACCTGTTCGACGCGGCGCTGACGGCGGACCGGGCGCAGGTGGTGGCGGTGGGGCTGGACGTCGGCGCCATCGGCGCGTCGGACACCGTCCATCCCCTGCTGCGGCACCTGGCCGGCGCCCCGGCCCGGCGCGCGGTGGCGGCCACGGCCGGACCGGCGGACGGGGAGCCTGGCGGGCAGGCCGTGCGGGACCGGATGGCCGCGCTGCCGGCCGCGGAGCGCGGCCGGATGGTGCTGGATCTCGTGCGCGATCAGGCGGCCCTCGTCCTCGGCCACGAGACGAGCGCGGCGATCGGCCCCGACCAGGCGTTCAAGGAGCTCGGCTTCGACTCCCTCACGGCGGTGGAGCTGCGCAACCGCCTGAACACGGCGACCGGTCTGCGGCTGCCGGCGACGCTGATCTTCGACCACCCGACGGCGACGGCCCTGGGCGAGCACCTGCTGCGCGAGCTGGACCCCGACCCGGCACCGCAGGCGCGGACAGACGTCACCGACAACGACGTACGCCGGCTGCTCGCCACGATCCCGCCGGCCAGGTTGCGGGAGTCCGGTCTGCTGGCGGCCCTGCTGGAGCTGGCCGGGCGGGCCGAGGAGGCGTCCGGCGGCCCGGCGCCCGCGGGGGGCGGCGACCCGGACGACGTCGACGACCTGGACACGGACGACCTCATCGAGCTGGCACTCGACACGGGCGAGCAGTGAGGCGCGGAGGACTGCGGAGAACGACCATGATCGGAGAAGGAATCCCTGTGACGCAGGACACGCCGGGCACGCGGACCGGGGAGGGTTCGGGGGCGAGCGGCGCGGACGGCGACCGGACCGAGCGGATGGTGGAGGCGCTGCGCCACTCCGTGAAGGAGAACAAGCGCCTCCAGCAGCAGAACCGACAGCTGGTGGAGGCCCGCCACGAGCCGATCGCCGTCGTCGGCATGGGCTGCCGCTTCCCGGGCGGCGTGCGCTCACCCGAGGATTTCTGGCAGTTGCTGGCCGAGGGGCGGGACGCGATCACGCCGTTCCCGTCCGACCGCGGCTGGGACGTCGAGTCGCTGTACGACCCGGACCCCGACCGGCCGGGACGCACCTATGGGCGGCACGGCGGGTTCCTGCCGGACGCCGACCGGTTCGACGCGGGCTTCTTCGGGATCAGCCCGCGTGAGGCCCTCGCCATGGACCCGCAGCAGCGGCTGCTGCTGGAGACCTCCTGGGAGGCCGTCGAGCGGGCCGGCATCGACCCGACGTCGCTGCGCGGCAGCCACACGGGTGTGTTCGTCGGTGTGGCACAGCTCGGCTACGACCCCGGGACGAAGGCCGCGTCCGAGGGTGCCGAGGGCTATGTGCTGACCGGCACCACGACCAGTGTCGCCTCGGGCCGGCTGGCGTACACCTTCGGGCTGGAGGGGCCGGCGATCACCGTCGACACGGCGTGTTCGGCGTCGCTGGTCGCGCTGCATCTGGCGGCGCGGTCGCTGCGGGACGGCGAGTGCGAACTGGCGCTGGTGGGCGGTGCGTCAGTGATGGCCCGCCCGCTTCTGTTCGTGGAGTTCAGCAGGCAGCGCGGGCTCGCGCCCGACGGCCGTGTCAAGGCGTTCGCCGCCGCGGCGGACGGCACGTCCTGGGGCGAGGGCGTCGGGGTGCTGCTGGTGGAGCGGCTGTCGGACGCGCGCAGGCACGGGCACCGGGTGCTGGCCGTGATGCGCGGCAGTGCCGTCAACCAGGACGGCGCCTCCAACGGCCTGACCGCGCCCAGCGGGCCCGCCCAGCAGCGCGTCATCCGGGCGGCCCTCGTCGACGCCCGCCTCGCCCCGGCCGGCGTCGACGCGGTGGAGGCGCACGGCACCGGCACGAGGCTGGGCGACCCGATCGAGGCGCAGGCGCTGCTCGCCACGTACGGGCAGGACCGGGCGGAGCCACTGTGGCTGGGCTCGGTGAAGTCCAACATCGGGCACACTTCGCACGCGGCCGGTGTCGCCGGGGTCATCAAGACGGTGCTGGCGATGCGGCACGGCGTCCTGCCCGCGACCCTGCACGTGGACGAGCCGACTCCCCAGGTCGACTGGTCGAGCGGGGCCGTGCGGCTGCTGTCCGAGCGGCGGGAGTGGCCGTCGGCCGGCCGGCCCCGTCGCGCGGCGGTGTCGTCCTTCGGGATCAGCGGCACCAACGCGCACGTCGTCCTGGAGCAGGCCGAGGAGTACGCCGACGAGCAGGGCACGTCCGCCGAGAACAGCCCCAGCGGGCGCCGCACGGTCGCCGTCGGCACCGACGCCGAGGCACCCCGGCCCGCCGGCTCCCCGACGCTCACCCCGTGGCTCCTGTCCGCAGTCGACCCGCGGGCCCTGCGTGCCCAGGCCGAGCGGCTGCGCGACGCGGTCGTCGCGCAGCCGGACCTCGATCCGGCCGCGCTCGCCCTGCCACTGGCCGTTCAGCGGGCGAGCCTCGGTCACCGGGCCGTGATCGTCGGCACCGGCCGGGACGATCTGCTCGCGGGACTGGACGCGCTGCGCGGCGCCGGTCAGGCCGAGCCCGGCCGGGTCATCACCGGTACGGCGGCGCACGGTACCGGCCCGGCGTTCCTGTTCACCGGCCAGGGCGCCCAACGAGCCGCGATGGGACGGGAGTTGTATGCGGCCGAGCCGGTGTTCGCCGAGTCCCTCGACCGGATCTGCGCGACTTTCGCCGAGGGGGCGGGCCTTCGGCTGCGCGAGGTGCTGTTCGCCGACGAGGGGTCGGAGCAGGCGGCGCTGCTGGACGGTACGCAGTGGACGCAGGCCGCGCTGTTCGCCCTCGAAGTGAGCCTGTACCGGCTGGTCGAGTCCTGGGGGCTGCGCCCCGGCCATCTGCTGGGCCACTCCGTCGGCGAGCTGGCCGCCGCGCATGTCGCGGGCGTCTTCTCGCTACAGGACGCGGTCACCGCGGTGGCGGCACGCGGCCGGCTCATGCAGGAGCTGCCGTCCGGCGGGCTGATGGCAGCCGTCCAGGCCACCGAGAACGAGGTCGCCGAACTGCTCGCGGGCCGCGCGGACCTGGCCGGCATCGCCGCCGTCAACGGCCCCGCCTCCGTGGTCGTGTCGGGCGACGAGGACGTCGTGCGCACGGTGGCCGAGACGCTGCGCGCCCGGGGGCGGCGGGCGAAGGAACTGGCCGTCAGCCACGCGTTCCACTCGCCGCGCATGGACGGCATGCTGGACGCCTTCCGCGCGGTCCTGTCGTCGCTGACCCTGCACGAGCCGCTCATCCCGGTCGTCTCGAGCCTCACCGGCCGTCCGGTCACGGCGGAGGAGGTCCGCTCCCCCGACCACTGGGTGCGGCACGTTCGCCAGACGGTGCGTTTCCACGACGGCGTGCGCACGCTCCTGGGCCTGGGGGTGCGCACGTTCCTGGAGCTGGGGCCGGACGGGGTGCTGTCCGCGATGACCCGCGAGGGCACCGCCGCCGTGCTGCCCGAGGAGGAGCGCTCCGGCGTCCTCGCGCTGCCGCTGCTGCGCCGGAACCGCTCCGAGGTCCGCACGGTCCTCACCGCGGTGGCCGAGGCGCACGTCCGGGGTGTCGGCGTGGACTGGCGGGCGTACCTCACGGCCGCCGGTGCCACGGCCGGGCGGCGCCTGCCGCCGGAGCTGCCGACGTACGCCTTCCAGGGTGAGCGCTACTGGCTGTCCGGCGGCGGGAACGCGCCGGCCGAGCCCGGCGATCTGGGGCTGGCCCCGGCCGGGCACCCGCTGCTCGGTGCCGTGCTCACCCCGGCGGACGGCGGCGGGCTGGTCCTCACCGGCCGGCTGTCGTCGCGTACGCAGGGCTGGCTCGCCGACCACGTGGTGCTGGGCTCGACCGTGGTCCCGGGCACCGCCTACCTCGAACTGACCCTGCACGCGGGCCGGTTGGCAGGCTGTGGCACGGTGGAGGAGCTGGTCCAGGAAAGCCCGCTGATCCTCGGCGAGGACGACGCCGTCCACATCCAGCTCACCGTCGGACCGGACGACGGCACCGGACGCCGGCGGTTCACCGTGGCCTCCCGGCCGGCGTCCGCGGCGCTCGCGGAGGGCGAGTCCGCCGCGCCGCTCTGGACGCGCCATGCGGGCGGCGTGCTGTCGGACGCGGGCGCGGAGGCTCCCAGCGGCCCTTGTGGCCCGACGGGCGCGTGGCCGCCCGTCGGTGCCGAGCCGGTGGACCTCACCGGCTTCTACGACTCGGTCGCTCTCAACGGCTTCGCGTACGGGCCGTCCTTCCGGGGCCTGGGCCGGATGTGGCGCTCGGGCGAGCAGGTCTACGGCGAGGTGGAACTGCCGGAACACTTCCGGGCGGAGGCGGCCCACTACGGCGTACACCCCGCGCTGCTGGACGCCGCGCTGCACACGGCCCTGGCCGGCACCACCGGCGAGCAGGTGCGGCTGCCGTTCGCCTGGCAGGGCGTACGGCTGCACCGCACCCGCGCCACCGCGTTGCGGGTGCGTCTGTCGCCGGCCGGCAACGACGCGATGGCGGTGCTGGTGACGGACGCGGACGGGGCGCCCGTGGTCTCCGTGGAGTCGCTGCGGGCCCGGCCGGTCTCCGCCGGGCAACTGCGGGCCGCCTCCCCGCGCCGGCACACGGACAGCCTCTTCCACGTCGCGTGGCAGCCGCCGGCCGGGTCCGTCGCCGGGACGGTCCGGGACGTCGTCGCCGTGGGCGACGGCACGCTGCCGGACGGCCTGGCCACCGAGACGTTCGCCGGTCTGGCGGCGCTGGGGGCGGCCGTGGCGGCCGGGCGGCCGGTGCCCGGCGCGGTGGTGTGGGACTGCGCGGCTGTGGTGCCCGCCGACGCGGACGTCCCGACGGCCGCGCGGGCCGTCGAGCGCGCGGTGCGGTCCGTGCTCGTGGCCTGGGCG
This region of Streptomyces caelestis genomic DNA includes:
- a CDS encoding type I polyketide synthase; this encodes MSQSSTSPSRQSPSPKEASPSQLEKFREHLRWATAELSEARRRVAELEEADREPVAIVGMACRFPGGVDSPESLWRLVTQGGDAIGAVPAERHWSAEECHDRDGERPGTSHLWEGGFLDHAADFDPAFFGVSPREALAMDPQQRLLLEVSWEAFERVGIDPTTLRGTRVGVYAGLMYHDYAGRAGQADEDAAGFLSSGNWGSVASGRISYTLGLEGPAVTVDTACSSSLVALHLAVQAVRRGECAMALAGGVTVMATPVTFAGFSRLGGLAPDGRIKSFAACADGTTWSEGAGMLVVERLSDARRAGHRVLAVVRGSAVNQDGATSSLSAPNGPSQQRVIRAALAEARLSPALVDAVEAHGTGTKLGDPIEAQALLATYGQNRRLPLYLGSLKSNIGHAQAAAGVGGVIKMVMAMRHGILPRTLHVDAPTPHVDWSAGKVELLTEQRDWPATDRPRRGAVSSFGVSGTNAHVVLEQAPAETPQAAGEPAAPVVPLVLSARDTAALHAQAERLAAHVGDGPSDVRATARALVTGRSAFDHRAVVLGRDRDELLAGLRALAAGSETPGVVTGQGSHERPVFVFPGQGSQWVGMAAELLDTSEVFARSIADCEAALAPYVDWSLTEVLGSGEQLARVDVVQPALFSVMVSLAALWRSLGIEPAAVIGHSQGEIAAAVVAGALTLEDGAKVAALRSRAILKLAGHGGMVSLPLPRDQATGLIAPWREQISVAAHNSPTATVVAGDTQALGELLAHCEQKQIRARRIDVDYASHTPHVGAIEEELARLLAGITPRTSTMPFYSTVTGELIDTAGMDAGYWYANLRRTVRLTDALHTAVAAGHTAYIECSPHPVLTPGIDEVLEEADAFTVGSLRRDEGGWIRFLTCAAHAHTHGLHVDWTTVLGTGGRDPDLPTYPFQRRPYWLDASPSATADVRAAGLDPADHPLLGATLTLADDEVVLAGRLSLKTQPWLADHTVWGTALVPGTALVDLAVRAADQVGCTVLEELTLQAPLVLPEDQVLRLQVTVGGADDSGRRPVGIRSRPERAAADVPWTSHATGLVSPGAARPDWDLAQWPPAGAQPVDLTGLYPRLADSGLGYGPVFQGLRALWRRGDELFAEAVLPRQQHTAAGAYGIHPALLDAALHGSLAGGVDTVRLPFSWAGVSLYATGATALRVRLVPRGEEGLSLAVADQAGVPVAEVDSLVTRAVSEEQLDAARAQERNPLLTMEWPGLPLPGSEPDQVIVLGSDDLDLGFETCADLDALAAAAPAATVVLTCAPPAAEPGAGTAAAARAEVRRVLGVVQRWLTDERFAEGTLAVVTRGAVATGDGESVRDLVHAPLWGLLRSAQSESPGRFVLADVDGRESSRAVLRHALASGESQLALRGGRLSVPRLERASAGRALRPPADGSTWRLDTAGKGTLENLALLPCPEASAPLAPGQVRLSVRASGINFRDVLLGLGVVDQNVMGGEAAGVVLEVAPDVTDLAPGERVMGLVRGSFGPVAVVDRRLLVPLPEHWTYADGASVPVAFLTAYLGLVDLAKLRAGESVLIHAATGGVGLAALQLARHLGAEVFATAGPAKWETLRALGVPEERIASSRSPAFEERIRAAAGERGVDVVLNSLTGEFVDASLRLLTSDGGRFLEMGKTDIRHAGQVAADHPRVSYLWYDLVSADVGHVGRMLAELTPLFHSGALRPIPTSAWDVRRALDAFRFMSQARHVGKLVLTMPPAALDPNGTVLVTGGTGVLGGLVARRLVTEHGVRHLLLLGRRGPEAEGIDALRAELASAGAEVTVVACDSADREALAAVLADVPRGHPLTGVVHAAGVLDDAMLGSLTPEQVDAVLRPKVDAAWHLHELTRDMDLAAFVLFSSAAAALGTPGQGNYAAANAFLDALAEQRRAQGLPGVSVAWGLWERASGMTGHLDAGDLARLRRAGMSALTDAEGLDLFDAALTADRAQVVAVGLDVGAIGASDTVHPLLRHLAGAPARRAVAATAGPADGEPGGQAVRDRMAALPAAERGRMVLDLVRDQAALVLGHETSAAIGPDQAFKELGFDSLTAVELRNRLNTATGLRLPATLIFDHPTATALGEHLLRELDPDPAPQARTDVTDNDVRRLLATIPPARLRESGLLAALLELAGRAEEASGGPAPAGGGDPDDVDDLDTDDLIELALDTGEQ